A region of the Cupriavidus taiwanensis genome:
TGACGCTGACCGGTGATGCGATCAAGCCCGCGCCGGAGTTCGGCGTGTCGATCTCGACCGAGCACCTGACTGGCCTGGGCACCATCGACGGCCGCATGCTGGTGCTGATCGACATCGAGAAGCTGATGACCAGCCCCGAGATGGCCCTGGTCGAAGCCGAGTTCGCCTGATTTCCGCACTGCCGAAGCAACAGCCCATGACGCCGTTCCGCAACGCCGCCCCCGCGCACACCGGCCCGCTCGCCGCGCCGGCCGCCCTGCTGCGGCGCGACGACGCGCGCGACTTCCTGCTGACCGAGCGCGACTTCGAGCAGATCCGCACGCTGATCCACCGGCGCGCCGGCATCTCGCTGGGCAGCCACAAGCGCGAGATGGTCTACAGCCGGCTTGCGCGCCGGCTGCGCACGCTGCAGCTGACCGACTTCGCCTCGTACCTGGCGCTGCTGGAAGCGGACGACCGCTCGCCGGAGTGGGAGTTCTTCACCAACGCGCTGACCACGAACCTGACTTCGTTCTTCCGCGAGGCGCACCACTTCCCGCTGCTGGCGGAGCATGCCAAACAGATTGGCCGGCCCTACAGCGTCTGGTGCTCGGCCGCGTCCACCGGCGAGGAACCGTACTCGATCGCCATCACCCTGGCCGAGGCGCTGGGCGACCGCGCCGGCACCGTGCTGGCTACCGACATCGACACCCAGGTACTGGCCAAGGCCCGCAGCGGCGTCTATTCGGCCGAGCAGGTGGCGCGGCTGTCGCCGGAACGGCTCAAGCGCTTCTTCCTGAAGGGCACCGGTCCGCGCACCGGCTCGGTCAAGGTCAAGCCCGAGCTGGCCGCCACCATCGCGTTCGAGCCGCTGAACCTGCTCGCGCCCGACTGGGGCATCCGCGAGCAGTTCGATGCCATCTTCTGCCGCAACGTGATGATCTACTTCGACAAGCCGACCCAGGGGCGCATCCTGGAGCGCTTCGTGCCGCTGCTCAAGCCGCACGGGCTGCTGTTCGCCGGCCATTCGGAGAACTTCTCCTACGTCACGCGCGCGTTCCAGCTGCGCGGGCAGACCGTCTATGAACTGGCACCGGGCGCGCTGTCCGCGGCCGGCCGGGGCAGGCAGTAATGCGCACGCCCCACCTGCCCGAAGCGCTGGCCACGCGCACCTACTTCGACCGCGAGTTCGGCAAGCAGGCCATCAAGCTGCTGCCCAACGAGTACTACGTGACGCGCGACGACGTGGTGCTGACCACCGTGCTGGGCTCTTGCGTGGCCGCCTGCATCCGTGACGAGGTGGCCGGCGTCGGCGGCATGAACCACTTCATGCTGCCGGACGACGACGGCAGCGCCGACCGCATGCTGTCGGCATCGATGCGCTATGGCAGCTATGCGCTGGAGGTGCTGATCAACGAACTGCTCAAGATGGGCGCGCGCCGCGAGCGGCTCGAGGCCAAGGTCTTCGGCGGCGGCGCGGTGCTGGCCAACATGACCACGCTGAACATCGGCGACCGCAACGCGGACTTCGTGCTGCGCTACCTGAAAGCCGAAGAGGTACGCGTGGCGGCGCAGGACCTGCGTGGCCCGCATGCCCGCCGCGTCAGCTATTTCCCGATCGGCGGGCTGGCGCTGGTGCGCCGCCTGACCCGGCAGGACGACCAGGTTTCGGTGGCGCGCGACGAACGCGCGCTGGCGCGGGCCATTGCCACGTCGGCGCGCGAACCGTCGCGCTCGCCGGAACTGTTTGCGCGGCAGACGTACTCGCGCCAGCTTCCCTGAACCCCTACAAGCACGACCAATCATGACTGCCGCCAAGATCAAGGTGCTGTGCGTGGATGACTCCGCGCTGATCCGCAGCCTGATGACGGAGATCATCAACAGCCAGCCCGACATGGAAGTGGTCAGCACCGCGCCCGACCCGCTGGTGGCGCGCGACCTGATCAAGCGCCTGAACCCCGACGTGCTGACGCTCGACGTCGAAATGCCGCGCATGGACGGCCTGGATTTTCTGGAGCGGCTGATGCGGCTGCGGCCGATGCCGGTGCTGATGGTGTCGTCGCTGACCGAGCGCGGCTCCGAAATCACCATGCGCGCGCTGGAGCTGGGCGCGGTCGACTTCGTCACCAAGCCCAAGCTGGGCATCCGCGACGGGCTGCTCGAATACACCGACACCATTGCCGACAAGCTGCGC
Encoded here:
- a CDS encoding CheR family methyltransferase — protein: MTPFRNAAPAHTGPLAAPAALLRRDDARDFLLTERDFEQIRTLIHRRAGISLGSHKREMVYSRLARRLRTLQLTDFASYLALLEADDRSPEWEFFTNALTTNLTSFFREAHHFPLLAEHAKQIGRPYSVWCSAASTGEEPYSIAITLAEALGDRAGTVLATDIDTQVLAKARSGVYSAEQVARLSPERLKRFFLKGTGPRTGSVKVKPELAATIAFEPLNLLAPDWGIREQFDAIFCRNVMIYFDKPTQGRILERFVPLLKPHGLLFAGHSENFSYVTRAFQLRGQTVYELAPGALSAAGRGRQ
- the cheD gene encoding chemoreceptor glutamine deamidase CheD, with protein sequence MRTPHLPEALATRTYFDREFGKQAIKLLPNEYYVTRDDVVLTTVLGSCVAACIRDEVAGVGGMNHFMLPDDDGSADRMLSASMRYGSYALEVLINELLKMGARRERLEAKVFGGGAVLANMTTLNIGDRNADFVLRYLKAEEVRVAAQDLRGPHARRVSYFPIGGLALVRRLTRQDDQVSVARDERALARAIATSAREPSRSPELFARQTYSRQLP